The following is a genomic window from Panthera uncia isolate 11264 chromosome B4, Puncia_PCG_1.0, whole genome shotgun sequence.
TGCCTCACTGGGAGCCTGAGCCCAAACCCAGCGATAGCCCTGAGAGGCTTGGACAAGCCGCTGCCCTTCAAGATCTTTGGGGACGGGCCAAGAATCCAATAGTAGTCAAAGATGCCTGGGAGCTGCGGGGCCGCAGGAAGGgcagtcagagaaggcttcccggAGGGGACATCAACCTTGTGGGAAGGAACATGAGGAGTCTGTTGGTGAAGATGGATGGGAAGGGCAATACAGGCACAGAGTGGCCAAtagagggggaggggagtcaaGCATATGCAGTTTGGCTGGAGTGGAGGGCCACGGTGAAGGCtgcagagggaggcaggaccAGCGATCAGTGATGCTGGGCCCGAGTTAGGCTTCGTTCCATAAACAGGGAACCACAGAGGCGCTGAGGGTGAGCAAGTGACGTCGTCTGTTCACCTCTGCGTGCTGGTACCCAGTAGGCGTTCGCACACGACGGCTAAAAGGCTGATTAACCGATGCTTGATCCTAGGAGGGCACCTTACCTGCCTAAGTATATACAGTTACAGAATTTCCATTATTGAAGTAAAACCTGCtcgttctaaaaaaaaaaaaaattaaaagataggtGAATGATGTTGTGGTTGGAGAAATTACTTACATAGAATCCATTGTTTTCACCAAAATATCTCCTGTTCTTGAGGACCCCTGGAGCCAGGGAGCTCACTTCTTAATAAGGCTGCCCGAGAGGGTCTGCAGGCAGAACCCAGGGGTCTCTAAACACCTGCCCCTTGGCTGCCAGGGTGCAGCCTGCCGAGCCTGAGTCCCTGGCAGCATTGTGGCCCTGCAGGGGGAGTGCTTCTCCAGGCCGACCGGAATGCCCAGCTCTCAGAGACGGCTTCCTCAACACCAACCAGCTGGGGCCTCACCTGGCAGAGAGCATTTTCCTCTGGCCCAGCCCTGGGGCTGCCAGCAGGGCACCTCTGGTCTCTCCCGGGATCTTGGCCAGGCATCCAAGGTGAGGCAGGAGGGACCCCACAGGCCGGGGGCAGCATGGCCCTACTCTGGTAATGGGCTCTTGGGGGCATCTCATTTGGCCTCATTTAGGTtatgcacgggggggggggggtgaagggtAGGAACACAGGCTTCCCATGCCAACCCCACCCCCGGGCTGTCAGCTTATTGGCTGCTGGGTCCCTAGACTCTGCTCTCTGGGCAGGCTGAGTGACCTCAAGCTTGTCACCAACCCCCTCCAGCCCCAGATGCTTCCCCATCTGCAGGATGGGGCTAATGTGGGCTGTGTGAGCGGGTTCGTTTCATCGACCACCAAGCACTTGGTGTCAGAGCatcacttttattatatttattattatcatgtgTTGAtcgtgggtgggggggggtgttttcCTTAAAATGCTTTTCCTGAGCCAAAAGAACTCCACGCCCCCATGCCCTGGAGTGGCCAGCTGGCACATCTCACCCTTGCAACAActctggaaagaagaaagaatggggtGGGCAGGCAGGCCTCCCCCAAAGGGCTCCCCAGGCCAGCTCTGCATGTCTCAGTGCTGCTGAGAAAGAAACCAAAGGCAGAAAAGAGCCAGGCACCTACCTGGGTTCACGAGGCTGGGTTTGCACCCCCGGCTCTCCTACAGgctgcctccccctgctcctcaGGAGCTCCCTCTCCTTCCTATCCCCTTTTCTTGGGTTTTTCCACGCCCCCGTGGTGGGCACCTCAGCCCCCACCAGCCTGGCTTCCCTGTGATGCCCTGGAAGACGATTTGATGTTCACGACGGCTCTGGTGTGCCGTCCAGATGACCCAGATGTTCACCCGGCTCACTCCAGCTGATTCTGGCTGCCGCTACCCGTCCCCGCCCCCGGGGACCGGCTGCCTCCACCCTGAGATAGCACACTGGCCTGGGGGTGTCCCACCAGCCTCACACTGAAGGGAGTGTATCCAGGGGCCTACAGCATGGCCTCCAAGAACACCTCCTGGGCCAACAgttccccgccctccccccagcctgccCCAAATCCTGGCCTGCAGCAACTCGGGCCTCCCTCTCCCAGGccgcaccaccaccaccccccgccccgtctcGCCTCCCCCGGGGAAAGGTGACCGGGTGCCCCTCTCCATCAGGACGCCCGGGTGGGgcgcagggttgggggggggcccGGCAGGGCCCTCACAAGTACATCTTCATGGCCTCGTGTGTCGTGGGGCAGTAGCGGGCATGGAGCTGGGCCAGCAGTGCCCTGGACGTGGCCTTGAAGCGGGTGCCCTGGCTCTTCCTGTTCCACACGTGGACGGCGTAGGTGGCGTTGAGCAGCCGGCGCAGCTCCTGGGGGCTGATGTCCTCGAAGTACTTCTTCCAGTGCTGCCAGGGGATGGGGTAGAAGGCCTCACAGGGCAGGGCGGTGACCCCGCGGCAGGCGTGGCTGTCACCCAGGCTGCGGACGGAGCACCACTTCTTGAAGACCCGCGTGAGCAGCTGCGGGCCCTGGTGGCCCCAGATCCAGCCGTTGTAGTGGGCCACGAAGTCTCGCATGCACAGCGCCATGAACTCGTGGTGGCGCTCGAAGGCCAGGAAGGCCCCGTTGAGGACGTAGCGGGACTGAGTGCCCAGCGTGTTGGTCAGATTCCGCAGGCTCTTGAGGACGATGAAGTCCGTGTCCAGGTAGATGCCCCCGAACTTCCACATGAGCGCGATCCTGGAGGCGTCGGAGAGCACGGGCAGCAGGTAAGGCTCCCACCGGCGTCGCCTGGCCGCGTACCAGGCCGCCAGCGGCGTGTCCCGGAACAGCTCTTCCAGGTCCAGCGGGAGCACGTGGACGTTGGGGAAGCAGCCCAGAAGCGAGAGCCCCAGGTGCCGGGGCAGGGAGGCGTTCCCGCCGGGCAGCCCCTTCATCAGGACCACCACCCGGGACTCGGGGTGAGCCCTGGCCGCCGACTCCACGGAGCACATGAATAGGAAGTTGGGGCTGGTCCGGTCTGAGGTCTCCAGGAAGAAGATGTTGCCCGGAGGCGGGGTGCTGGAGATCGGCGTAGGGGGCACCAGCCGGGGGCAGGGGACGTCGGCAGGCAGGTTAGAGAACTCCCTCTGGCCGCCGGGCTCTCCCGCGATGTGCCAGTAGATCATGACGGAGACGAAAAACGTGAACTTGAAGCTGATGATAAACAGGGTGCAGACCCGCTGCCTCGGGGCTCCCCGGAGCAGCCGCAGCAGGCAGTCAGGTGGCCTGGACATGTTCTTCCCAGATGACACCAGGAGCCTCCAGCGGGAACTGGCTGGTCTGCAAGAGACGAGCGGCACATCAGGGCAGGCTGCCACCTCCCTAAGCCCGAGAAAGCGCTTCCCACAGACACCGGCCACGGCCGATGCTGGCTTCCGAAGCCCTGGGGGCCCGCTGGCCGCAGAGTCCCATCTCCTTCCTCACCTGGGAAAGCTGGAAAAGCAGGCCACGGGGCCGAGGTCTGGGCAGAGTCCCTTTCGCTCTCTGTGACACACCTGCGAGCTTCCCAAGGACGCAGCCAGTGCTATCTACGACACGTGGCCATCGCGGGCCCAGGCCGGGGTTCCGGCAGCCACGAGGGTTGTCAGAGGTGATGCTCCTGCAAGCGGCACACAGGCCCCTTTGCCGGGTGAGGCCGGTCCCCCTCGGGCCGCTGGCAGCCTGTGATTCGAAGCCTAGCGCTTTACCCCTCAGCCCCAT
Proteins encoded in this region:
- the A4GALT gene encoding lactosylceramide 4-alpha-galactosyltransferase is translated as MSRPPDCLLRLLRGAPRQRVCTLFIISFKFTFFVSVMIYWHIAGEPGGQREFSNLPADVPCPRLVPPTPISSTPPPGNIFFLETSDRTSPNFLFMCSVESAARAHPESRVVVLMKGLPGGNASLPRHLGLSLLGCFPNVHVLPLDLEELFRDTPLAAWYAARRRRWEPYLLPVLSDASRIALMWKFGGIYLDTDFIVLKSLRNLTNTLGTQSRYVLNGAFLAFERHHEFMALCMRDFVAHYNGWIWGHQGPQLLTRVFKKWCSVRSLGDSHACRGVTALPCEAFYPIPWQHWKKYFEDISPQELRRLLNATYAVHVWNRKSQGTRFKATSRALLAQLHARYCPTTHEAMKMYL